In Plasmodium gaboni strain SY75 chromosome 8, whole genome shotgun sequence, one DNA window encodes the following:
- a CDS encoding putative translation initiation factor SUI1, which produces MEELEKEFDKIKIKCDIEESDEKKNEQQSVEDEEEYDEEDDSEEQKKKEKISQKKLRYLKMKDKKEEKKKKKQNSKLNNKNEDESSKKKDDDINNKEHDVNNDNNNNNDDVCLKDDKHDKYEPVIVEYCKVCGMPYEYCEYGNSFNECKEENKDKYNYEASNTNVEINKKQTKKPSKNVSQKITIQKTTRAKKKVVTVVTGLHPYIKLEKMAKIFSKFYACGSSVIKGANNNPDQIDIQGDVEHNIVEVIMKNCPELTEDSFTILPSK; this is translated from the exons atggaagaattagaaaaagaatttgataaaataaaaataaaatgtgATATAGAAGAATCAgacgaaaaaaaaaatgaacaacAAAGTGTAgaagatgaagaagaaTATGACGAAGAAGATGATAGCgaagaacaaaaaaaaaaagaaaaaatatctcaaaaaaaattaagatatttaaaaatgaaagataaaaaagaagagaaaaagaagaaaaaacaaaattcaaaattgaataataaaaatgaagatgaATCATCAAAGAAAAAGgatgatgatataaataataaagaacatgatgtaaataatgataataataataataatgatgatgtTTGTTTGAAAGATGACAAACATGACAAGTATGAACCCGTCATCGTTGAATATTGTAAAg TTTGTGGTATGCCATATGAATATTGTGAATATGGTAACTCCTTTAATGAGTgtaaagaagaaaataaggataaatataattatgaagCTTCAAATACTAACGTAGAAATTAATAAGAAGCAAACAAAGAAGCCTAgtaaaaat GTATCtcaaaaaataacaatacAAAAAACAACAAGGGCAAAGAAAAAGGTGGTAACGGTTGTAACGGGATTACATCCTTATATCAAGCTAGAAAAAATGGCAAAAATATTTTCGAAATTTTATGCATGTGGTTCCTCTGTAATTAAAGGCGCAAATAATAATCCAGACCAAATAGATATTCAG gGTGATGTTGAACATAATATCGTTGAGgttattatgaaaaattgTCCAGAGTTAACGGAAGATTCGTTTACCATTTTACCatcaaaataa
- a CDS encoding putative ABC transporter has protein sequence MFLELYFYLILCCYISFNSSLQVNKTNQYFLNSSYNKKGSTKPSRRKKNLFINDLFLGERVKTKKRTFKYCQQCKHKKNVEWGKDYMCDEEKKKKKKSGKNKKNDIYDLDEDEEGIKSKRYYDDYHVENENDIEYDTNEDEYDEEAEEDEYEEDEYDDEEEEDEYDEKNDEEYDEEYDEEYDDENDEEYDKESDEEDVDEHLKERLMKKKLFYSKLFNIDENENEFNVLSPKYNMNIYNILEKKYDQNEENQIVLTIKNLNYEINNRKLITNLNLQLNKTECIGLIGNNGCGKTTLLNLIYENSDNKSKNFILNNKIKKKEDALSVNKFNLNTLSSFVKKNDFSLLYKILSYMKNNSIELSNLPTLIENKSVHHNILQEQNKDKNNNSKNNIYNNNNNNELFYKNEVFYFKQNIHLLENNNLTIFEKVLKFYDNTLEKYEILNYIEDNFGKYEKYDTIKKYGLKDNQRKDQTEKRNHDIIKEDIKNDNNDIFITEQNKNDEKLLQKSSISSSNQFNNVNTYDASNVLKKKNEEDFLKSEYFKLILKLYMHDKENIYKEINNIKMNFNKYVNILNLKNFLNVKLCHLSNGYIIRVYLLLLLLSESKLLLIDEINNNLDIFNIFFIMNIFKYSLKYKKLAIILATHDFFLVSKLCNRILDFNKISGYDIDLNNLSLLKKINKHNNHNDEDYDIYMDDMTNNKTNDKKSNLTYFKGNYTDYLNNMKILFENRKKKKEELKKILDQINSVISKSKKKKKNDFIQPFVKKKEEELKLYQNINSILFDTKLDYQYLYYNLIYSNKKNADTKAKGKEKEKEKEKEKVMATNPTFTNEHKKNGDNVKGDVINEKVDYESNVCDTNEGVEKEENKEKQKRQHQEQEQQEEQQKHEQHEQHEQEVDNNYDNDEDIKKFIYNKFNDVEGNMNKNILIDMSKKIKNNELIETGEKYGTNNMPLYEFENFSFYFLNKNNKKKYIFKNMNLNINSGENVLLLGKNGIGKSTLFKILTNKYNFVLKEKENKLKEKKSIYVYGDNDDMMDTNLSNIINDENIENRKKNYNFEGTINCNFKNVLLTYFEQNMIKKLNAEINDYFKNLIEKVNYEPINFYNNYNNNNDDDIISNENFCFYILNKTKLFYNEKIDNIEEKINKLLKIFFIDSNTSIKDKSGGEKVRILFLSLFLKKSNLLLLDEINNNLDIYLKNLLLNFLNYIYQGSYILTTHDFYIIKNLNNIHKIIYIFDYQNIFTFYNVQDFIQNFYNFILNSFNLCNAELKDHEYIQKKRDKVRLHNYSNYVNSQNILHSNNVLQNNIHLSSPYDTNKNDLINNQLNIDQLNNSANYQKYLYDNYDYEILQFLKKQFEKDNNERKNYEQINIQEEIFQKKKINKKNFGGKGTSGKIKIKNWKRWKK, from the coding sequence atgtttcttgaattatatttttaccTGATATTATGTTgttatatatcatttaatagTAGTTTACAAGTTAATAAAACTaatcaatattttttaaacagttcatataataaaaagggCAGTACTAAGCCCTCcagaagaaaaaaaaatttgtttATAAACGATCTGTTTTTAGGTGAACGCgtaaaaacaaaaaaacGCACCTTTAAATATTGTCAACAATGTAAACATAAGAAAAATGTAGAATGGGGTAAGGATTATATGTGTGATGAGgaaaagaagaagaaaaaaaaaagtggaaaaaataaaaaaaatgatatatatgatttgGATGAAGATGAGGAAGGTATTAAATCGAAACGTTATTATGATGATTATCATGTAGAAAATGAGAATGATATAGAATATGATACAAATGAAGATGAATATGATGAAGAAGCCGAAGAAGATGAATATGAAGAAGACGaatatgatgatgaagaagaagaagatgaatacgatgaaaaaaatgatgaagaatatgatgaagaatatgatgaagaatatgatgacgaaaatgatgaagaaTATGATAAAGAATCAGATGAAGAAGACGTGGATGAACACTTAAAAGAACGtttaatgaaaaagaaattattttacTCCAAACTGTTTAATATTGATGAAAATGAGAACGAATTTAATGTTTTGTCAccaaaatataatatgaatatttataatattttagaaaaaaaatatgatcAGAATGAAGAGAATCAAATTGTTTTAACAATTAAGaatttaaattatgaaataaataatagaAAATTAATTACTAATTTAAATTTACAATTAAATAAAACTGAATGTATTGGTTTGATTGGAAATAATGGATGTGGGAAAACGACTTTGTTGAATTTAATTTATGAAAATTCTGATAATAAATCAAagaattttatattaaataataaaataaaaaagaaggaAGATGCATTATCtgttaataaatttaatttgAATACATTATCTTCGtttgttaaaaaaaatgattttagtttattatataaaatattatcatatatgaaaaataattccATAGAATTAAGTAATTTACCAACTTTGattgaaaataaaagtgttcatcataatattttgcaagaacaaaataaagataaaaacaataatagtaaaaataatatttacaataataataataataatgagTTGTTTTACAAAAATGaagttttttattttaaacAAAACATACATCTTcttgaaaataataatttaacTATTTTTGAAAAGGTCTTGAAGTTTTATGATAACACTTTGGAAAAgtatgaaatattaaattatatagaaGATAATTTTGGTAAgtatgaaaaatatgatactataaaaaaatatggatTGAAAGATAACCAAAGAAAAGATCAAACagaaaaaagaaatcatgatattataaaagaagatataaaaaatgataataacgatatttttattacagaacaaaataagaatgatgaaaaattattacaaaaaaGTTCTATTTCAAGTAGTAACCAATTTAATAATGTCAATACATATGATGCATCCaatgtattaaaaaaaaagaatgaagaagattttttaaaatcagaatattttaaattaattttaaaattatatatgcacgataaagaaaacatttataaagaaattaataatataaaaatgaattttaataaatatgtaaatatattaaatttaaaaaattttttgaatGTGAAATTATGTCATCTAAGTAATGGTTATATTATTCGTgtttatttgttattaCTACTTTTAAGTGAAtctaaattattattaattgatgaaataaataataatcttgatatattcaatatattctttataatgaatatatttaaatattctttaaaatataaaaaactTGCAATCATATTAGCTACAcatgatttttttttagtaaGCAAATTATGTAATAGAATTTTAGActttaataaaatttcaGGATATGATATAGATCTTAATAATTTGTCtctattaaaaaaaatcaataaacataataatcACAATGATGAGGATtatgatatttatatggATGATATGACTAACAATAAAacaaatgataaaaaatcTAATTTAACCTATTTTAAAGGAAATTACACCGattatttgaataatatgaaaatattatttgaaaatagaaaaaagaaaaaagaagaactgaaaaaaatattagaTCAAATAAATTCTGTAATATCAAAAAgtaaaaagaaaaagaaaaatgaCTTCATACAACcatttgtaaaaaaaaaagaagaagaattaaagttgtatcaaaatattaattcTATTTTGTTTGATACAAAATTAGATTATCAATATTTGTATTACAATTTAATCtatagtaataaaaaaaatgctGACACAAAAGCAAAAggaaaagaaaaggaaaaggaaaaggaaaaagaaaaagtaATGGCAACAAATCCTACTTTTACAAACGAACACAAGAAAAATGGGGATAATGTTAAAGGGGATGTAATAAATGAGAAGGTGGATTATGAGAGTAATGTGTGTGATACAAATGAAGGTGTAGAAAAggaagaaaataaagaaaaacaaaaaagaCAGCATCAAGAACAAGAACAACAAGAAGAACAACAAAAACATGAACAACATGAACAACATGAACAAGAGGTAGATAACAATTATGACAATGATGaggatataaaaaaattcatatataataaatttaacGATGTTGAAGGCAATATGAATAAGAATATCCTTATCGATATGAGcaagaaaataaagaacAATGAACTTATTGAGACAGGAGAAAAATATGGAACAAATAATATGCCATTATATGAATTTGAgaatttttctttttattttttaaataaaaataataaaaaaaaatatatatttaaaaacatGAACTTAAACATTAATAGTGGGGAAAATGTGTTATTACTTGGGAAGAATGGAATTGGCAAATCAAcactttttaaaatattaactaataaatataattttgtattaaaagaaaaggaaaataagttaaaagaaaaaaaaagtatttatgtatatggtgataatgatgatatgATGGATACAAATCTTTCGAACATAATAAATGACgaaaatattgaaaatagaaaaaagaattataattttgaaGGTACAATTAATTgtaattttaaaaatgttttgTTAACATACTTTGAAcaaaatatgataaaaaaattaaatgcTGAAATTAatgattattttaaaaatttaattgAAAAGGTAAATTATGAACctattaatttttataataattataataataataatgatgatgatattatatccaatgaaaatttttgtttttatatattaaataaaaccaaattattttataatgaaaaaatagataatattgaagagaaaataaataaattattaaaaattttttttattgatAGTAATACATCTATTAAAGATAAAAGTGGAGGTGAAAAAGTCcgtatattatttctttctttatttttaaaaaaatcaaatttattattattagatgaaataaataataatcttgatatttatttaaaaaatttattattaaattttcttaattatatttatcaaggtagttatatattaacTACACATGatttctatataataaaaaatctaaataatattcataaaattatttatatatttgattatcaaaatattttcacATTTTATAATGTTCAAGATTTTATTCAAAacttttataatttcattcttaattcttttaatttgtGTAATGCTGAATTAAAGGATCatgaatatatacaaaaaaaaagagataAAGTTAGATTACataattattcaaattatGTTAATTCGCAAAACATTTTACACTCTAATAATGTTctacaaaataatattcatcTATCATCTCCTTATGATACCAACAAAAATGATCTCATAAATAACCAATTAAATATAGACCAATTAAATAATAGTGCGaattatcaaaaatatctatatgataattatgattatgaaattttacaatttttaaaaaaacagtttgaaaaagataataatgaaagaaaaaattatgaacaaataaatatacaagaagaaatttttcaaaaaaaaaaaattaataaaaaaaattttggAGGTAAAGGAACCTCAggaaaaattaaaattaaaaattgGAAAAGATggaagaaataa
- a CDS encoding GDP-mannose 4,6-dehydratase: MRVALIFGITGQDGSYLSELLLEKNYQVHGVIRRCSSFNTKRIDHIFDKLILHYGDLLDSSNICSLICEIKPNEIYNLAAQSHVKVSFEMPEYTTEATALGTLRILEGIRISKVKNIKFYNASTSELFGKVQCSIQNESTPFYPVSPYAIAKLYAHYITINYRESYNMFCINGILFNHESPRRGETFVTRKITRGIAKIQKKLQTSIILGNIDTYRDWGHAKDYAYAMYLMLQQNEASDFVICSNEQHSVREFCEISFSFVNIHIKWIGNGIQEIGVDQNNNVLIKKDKKYFRNCEVNTLLGDCSKAKNILKWEPTCNFTQLIYEMLKSDMHDYNLTMDDYDTCMNKYDKYKRAAK; encoded by the coding sequence ATGCGAGTTGCTTTAATTTTCGGAATAACAGGACAAGATGGTTCATATTTAAGCGAGTTATTgttagaaaaaaattatcaaGTGCATGGAGTGATAAGACGTTGTAGTTCTTTTAACACAAAGAGGATTGATCATATATTTGATAAGTTAATTTTACATTATGGAGATTTACTTGATAGTAGtaatatatgttcattAATATGTGAAATAAAACCgaatgaaatatataacttaGCTGCACAAAGTCATGTAAAAGTAAGTTTTGAAATGCCTGAGTATACGACTGAAGCAACTGCTTTAGGTACCTTAAGAATATTAGAAGGAATAAGAATATCAAAagttaaaaatattaaattttataatgCATCCACATCTGAATTATTTGGAAAAGTTCAATGTTCTATTCAAAATGAAAGTACGCCATTTTATCCAGTATCACCTTATGCTATAGCAAAATTATATGCACATTATATTACAATAAATTATAGAGaatcatataatatgttttgTATTAATGGCATTTTATTTAATCATGAAAGTCCAAGAAGAGGAGAAACTTTTGTTACCAGAAAAATTACTAGAGGTATTGcaaaaattcaaaaaaaattacaaacATCCATTATCTTAGGTAATATAGATACATATAGAGATTGGGGTCATGCAAAGGATTATGCATATGCTATGTATCTTATGTTACAACAAAATGAGGCAAGTGATTTTGTTATTTGTTCAAATGAACAACATTCTGTTAGAGAATTTTGTGAAATATCCTTTTCATTTgtaaatatacatattaaatGGATAGGAAATGGAATACAAGAAATAGGAGTAgatcaaaataataatgtacTTATCAAGAAAGACAAGAAATACTTTAGAAATTGTGAAGTCAATACATTATTAGGTGATTGCTCAAAGgcaaaaaatattcttaaGTGGGAACCAACATGTAATTTTACACAGCTCATTTATGAAATGTTAAAGTCTGACATGCACGATTATAATTTAACAATGGATGATTATGATACTTGtatgaataaatatgaCAAATATAAAAGGGCTGCAAAGTAA
- a CDS encoding putative 40S ribosomal protein S16 — translation MTTKVKRVQTFGKKKTAVAVATVTNGKGLIKLNGKNLDLVEPYILKTKVYEPLWLIGSGKLKNLDIRIRVKGGGQTSQIYAIRQAIGKGIISYYQKYVDESTKKELKDVLLRYDRSLLVGDTRRCEPKKFGGKGARARYQKSYR, via the exons ATGACAACAAAAGTAAAAAGAGTTCAAACATTCGGCAAAAAG AAAACTGCCGTTGCTGTAGCAACAGTTACCAATGGTAAAGGgttaataaaattaaacGGTAAAAATTTAGATTTGGTTGAACCctatattttaaaaacCAAAGTATATGAACCCTTATGGTTAATTGGATCAggaaaattaaaaaatttagaTATCCGTATAAGAGTTAAGGGTGGTGGTCAAACTTCTCAAATATATGCTATACGTCAAGCTATTGGTAAAGGAATAATTTCttattatcaaaaatatGTAGATGAATCAACcaaaaaagaattaaaagaTGTCTTATTAAGATATGACAGATCATTATTAGTAGGAGACACAAGAAGATGTGAACCCAAAAAATTTGGTGGAAAGGGTGCTCGTGCAAGATACCAAAAATCATACagatga
- a CDS encoding putative 60S ribosomal protein L13-2 — MVAHNNVLPNVHLHKWWQRYVRVNFNKNIKKKKRRLLREKRRKANGGTPIEKLHPIVHCPTQRYNFRTRLGKGFTFEELKGAGLTPKAAQTIGICYDKRRKNRSEESLTKNVERLLKYKNSLVMIPLKKNKAKKGIGGIPADADKNTIKEFRNKKPLLSIFKKEKNTKPFYETIEVSKIDKEFLAYKTLRRAKLAERRKNRRQQKKDIKFKSKDN; from the exons ATGGTTGCCCATAATAACGTTTTACCAAATGTTCATCTTCATAAATGGTGGCAAAGGTATGTAAGAGTTAACTTTAATAagaacataaaaaaaaaaaaaagaagattgttgagagaaaaaagaagaaagGCAAATGGAGGTACTCCTATTGAAAAATTACACCCAATAGTACACTGTCCAACTCAAAGATATAATTTTAGAACTAGGTTAGGAAAAGGATTTACTTTTGAAGAGTTAAAG GGAGCCGGATTAACTCCTAAAGCTGCACAAACCATAGGTATATGCTATGAcaaaagaagaaaaaacaGATCTGAAGAATCTTTGACAAAAAATGTCGAAAGATTATTAAAGTATAAGAACAGTTTAGTTATGATACCACTTAAGAAAAACAAAGCCAAGAAAGGTATTGGAGGTATCCCAGCTGATGCTGATAAGAATACCATTAAAGAATTCAGAAATAAGAAACCATTACTCAGCATATTCAAGAAAGAAAAGAACACTAAACCATTCTATGAAACTATTGAAGTATCTAAAATTGATAAAGAATTCTTGGCCTATAAAACATTACGTAGAGCTAAATTGGCTGAAAGAAGAAAGAACAGAAGACAACAgaaaaaagatattaaatttaaatcTAAAGATAATTAA